A DNA window from Vigna unguiculata cultivar IT97K-499-35 chromosome 10, ASM411807v1, whole genome shotgun sequence contains the following coding sequences:
- the LOC114165117 gene encoding uncharacterized protein LOC114165117 gives MAGEGHGDKHVRRTLEDYASFSTPLNFSSIARPMVNAANMEMKPALIHLVQSNQFHGHSHENPYTHLATFLEIYNTVKIHQVLDEAIRLSLFPFSLAGNAKVWLNSFPENSLTDWEDVVAKFLNKYFPQSKVNKGKQEISSFQQEDSESLSQTWDRFKGLLRRTPTHGFDMPTQLPLFLGGLQSHTKLMLDALAGGNIKWKTPEEAHEMIENMASNDNETQNERATSQKKGGMLELQSQDAILAQNKIMTQQLESVMKKLSQLPKELQNVSQAQHQQAVQGCELCGGDHPNGQCVMKTNSQEEVNYMGNQGRQGNYGNYNQGWKPHLSMGQPGPSNRPLPQSQPSLNDRTTKLKEAMQQFVQVSISNQKSTEASLRNLEMQIGQLAKKLEDKPEKNFGANTEVNPKE, from the coding sequence ATGGCTGGTGAAGGACATGGTGACAAGCATGTTCGACGTACTCTGGAGGATTATGCTTCATTCTCCACCCCTCTTAATTTCAGCAGCATCGCACGTCCTATGGTGAATGCTGCCAACATGGAGATGAAGCCAGCTTTGATTCATTTAGTCCAGAGTAACCAGTTTCATGGCCATTCACATGAGAATCCATACACCCATTTGGCTACTTTCTTGGAGATCTATAACACAGTGAAGATTCACCAAGTGCTAGATGAGGCCATCAGATTGAGTCTTTTCCCTTTCTCTTTGGCTGGGAATGCTAAGGTTTGGTTGAACTCCTTTCCTGAGAATAGTTTGACTGACTGGGAGGATGTTGTAGCCAAATTCTTGAACAAGTACTTTCCACAATCAAAGGTCAATAAAGGGAAGCAAGAAATCTCATCCTTTCAACAAGAAGATTCTGAGTCATTGAGCCAAACATGGGATAGGTTCAAAGGCTTGTTACGAAGAACCCCTACTCATGGTTTTGACATGCCTACGCAACTTCCTCTATTCCTTGGAGGATTGCAATCTCATACTAAATTGATGTTGGATGCCTTAGCTGGAGGCAATATCAAGTGGAAGACACCTGAGGAAGCCCATGAAATGATTGAGAATATGGCATCTAATGATAATGAAACACAGAATGAGAGGGCCACTTCACAGAAGAAAGGAGGTATGCTAGAGCTTCAGTCTCAGGATGCAATATTGGCTCAGAACAAAATAATGACTCAACAACTTGAATCAGTAATGAAGAAGCTTTCTCAATTGCCTAAGGAACTTCAGAATGTCTCTCAGGCTCAACACCAACAAGCTGTGCAAGGATGTGAGTTGTGTGGTGGAGATCATCCAAATGGGCAGTGTGTCATGAAGACCAATTCTCAGGAAGAGGTTAACTACATGGGAAACCAAGGCCGTCAGGGTAATTATGGTAACTACAACCAAGGTTGGAAGCCTCACCTAAGCATGGGCCAACCTGGACCTTCTAACAGACCTCTACCTCAATCCCAACCATCTTTGAATGATAGGACCACTAAACTTAAGGAAGCAATGCAACAGTTTGTGCAAGTGTCTATTTCCAATCAAAAGAGCACGGAGGCATCTCTCCGTAACTTGGAAATGCAAATTGGGCAACTTGCTAAGAAGTTGGAGGACAAGCCAGAGAAGAACTTTGGGGCTAATACTGAGGTTAACCCCAAGGAGTAG
- the LOC114165116 gene encoding uncharacterized protein LOC114165116, which yields MPSYAKFMKELLTKKRKYIEEETIEVQGNCSAIIQKILPPKFKDLGTFTIPCTIGKLPIGKALIDLGENINLMPLSMMRRIGDLEVKPTRMTLQLADRSIKCPYGVIEDVLVKVDKFTFPVDFVILDMEEDTEVPLILGRPFMKTDRVIIDVDDGHLKVRVQDETVTFNVIEAMQHPSDSGNCFRVEVLDEVIDTAKSQMHVKSSLERVLTDSCDNLTLEEEAELEEVTIH from the coding sequence ATGCCTTCCTATGCCAAATTTATGAAGGAATTGCTCACCAAAAAGAGGAAGTACATTGAGGAGGAGACAATTGAAGTGCAAGGCAATTGTAGTGCAATTATTCAAAAGATCTTGCCTCCCAAATTCAAAGATCTAGGTACTTTTACTATACCATGCACCATTGGGAAATTACCCATTGGAAAGGCATTAATTGATTTgggagaaaatataaatttgatgccTCTTTCCATGATGAGAAGAATTGGAGATTTGGAGGTGAAACCCACGAGGATGACACTTCAATTGGCTGATCGGTCTATTAAGTGTCCATATGGTGTTATAGAAGATGTATTGGTGAAAGTTGATAAATTCACTTTTCCAGTGGATTTTGTCATCTTGGATATGGAGGAGGATACTGAGGTCCCTCTCATATTGGGGCGCCCATTCATGAAGACTGACAGGGTGATTATTGATGTGGATGATGGTCATCTAAAAGTTCGTGTGCAAGATGAAACTGTGACTTTTAATGTCATAGAGGCCATGCAACATCCAAGTGATAGTGGCAATTGTTTCAGAGTGGAGGTCCTTGATGAAGTGATTGACACAGCTAAGAGTCAGATGCATGTAAAATCCTCTCTTGAGAGAGTTTTGACTGATTCTTGTGATAATTTGACTCTTGAAGAGGAAGCAGAATTGGAAGAAGTCACTATACACTAG
- the LOC114167215 gene encoding TMV resistance protein N-like isoform X2 has translation MEFGSSSSSASSSSSFLKSEPVFIYDVFINFGGEDIGRRFVSHLHSSLLQAQVKTFISQENLQEGMKLEEHMGEIAASKIAIIVFSKTYAESTCCLFELEKKGDFGKALEEAAHKSYSGEQLEHVLFRWSCALTKAAGISGWDLRNFRHDAELVEVTVNRVQKLLDYQGLFITQFPIGLESHVEEVIGCIENHSTKVCMIGIWGMVGSGKTTIAKAIYNRIYRPFIGKSFIENIGEVWDQVYRTHVDLQENFLYDVLKSKLKLESVGMGRTMIKNELSRRKLLIVLDDVNEFGQLENLCGNPEWFSQGTVIIITTRDVRLLKRIEVNYVYKMDGMNENDSLELFCCHAFGEARTRNLNEIARNRVSYCGGLPLALEVLGSFSCKKTMREWESVLSKVKLIPLEVEKKLKLSFDGLNKEEMDIFLDVCCFFIGKERGYVTEILNGCELHADIGITVLIECGLIKFGRNNKLEMHPLFRDMGREYICQRFLKEPWKRKRLGFQGDAKYVLKKNIGTEATEGLFLKMHSTSRDYFEAHAFKKMKRLRLLQLDHVQLAGDYGYLSKQLRWICWKGFPSKYIPNNFHMENLIAMDLKYSNLLLVWKQSQVLEQLKFLNLSHSKYLRETPDFSGLPSLERLILKDCPCLCKVHPSIGDLCNLQLINLKDCASLSNIPREVYKLKSLKSFILSGCFKIEILEEDIVQMKSLITLVTENTAVRRVPCSVVSSKSIGYISLRGFEGLSQNLFPSIIRSWMRPMVNPQSYFSPFCMDMDNNNWRDLAPLHSGLANIRSLLVQCDTTFQLSEQVKTILVEYSLNFTEQRISNHYLRFSLIGVGSYSEFLNTLSDSISKGLASSESCDVCLPGDNHPYWLAHIGEGRSVSFTVPQERDLKRMALCVVYLSAPEFMANECFQSVLVVNYTKCTLQIHNHGTVISFNDRDWEGIISNLGSGDKVEFFVTFGHGLVVKNTAIYLNIW, from the exons ATGGAGTTCggttcttcttcatcatcagcatcttcatcttcatccttCTTAAAATCAGAACCGGTGTTCATATATGATGTGTTCATCAACTTTGGGGGAGAAGACATCGGTAGAAGGTTCGTTTCTCATCTCCATTCTTCCCTTTTACAAGCTCAAGTCAAAACTTTCATTAGCCAGGAGAATCTGCAAGAAGGAATGAAGTTGGAAGAACACATGGGAGAAATAGCAGCCTCTAAGATCGCAATAATCGTTTTCTCCAAAACATACGCTGAATCTACATGTTGTCTTTTTGAGCttgaaaaa AAGGGTGATTTTGGAAAAGCGTTGGAAGAAGCTGCACACAAAAGCTACTCAGGAGAACAACTGGAACATGTGTTGTTCAGGTGGAGTTGTGCACTCACCAAAGCTGCAGGTATCAGTGGTTGGGATCTCAGAAATTTCAG GCATGATGCTGAACTTGTGGAGGTAACTGTTAACCGCGTTCAGAAATTGCTGGATTATCAAGGCTTGTTTATTACCCAATTTCCTATTGGATTAGAGTCGCACGTGGAAGAGGTGATCGGATGTATTGAAAATCATTCCACCAAAGTATGTATGATAGGGATATGGGGAATGGTAGGATCGGGTAAAACAACCATAGCCAAAGCCATCTATAATCGAATTTATCGTCCATTCATTGGTAagagttttattgaaaatattggaGAAGTTTGGGATCAAGTATACAGAACACATGTtgatttgcaagaaaattttctttatgaTGTTCTAAAATCCAAGCTCAAGTTGGAAAGCGTTGGGATGGGAAGAACTATGATCAAGAATGAACTTTCTCGAAGAAAGTTGCTCATTGTGCTTGATGATGTGAATGAGTTCGGCCAATTAGAAAACCTATGCGGGAATCCTGAATGGTTCAGTCAAGGAACTGTGATAATCATTACAACTAGGGATGTTCGATTGCTGAAGCGAATCGaagttaattatgtttataaaatggATGGTATGAACGAAAATGATTCCCTTGAGCTTTTCTGTTGTCATGCCTTTGGAGAAGCAAGAACAAGAAACTTGAACGAAATTGCAAGAAACAGAGTTTCTTATTGTGGAGGACTACCGCTGGCACTTGAGGTCTTAGGTTCCTTTTCATGTAAAAAGACAATGAGAGAGTGGGAAAGTGTACTgtcaaaagtaaaattaattccCTTGGAAgttgaaaagaaattgaaattaagtttTGACGGTTTAAACAAGGAGGAAATGGATATATTTCTTGAtgtatgttgtttttttattggtAAAGAAAGAGGCTATGTCACAGAGATACTAAATGGCTGTGAACTACATGCTGATATTGGAATAACAGTTCTCATAGAATGTGGCCTCATAAAATTTGGAAGGAACAACAAACTTGAAATGCATCCTTTGTTTCGAGACATGGGAAGAGAATATATATGTCAGAGATTTTTAAAGGAACCATGGAAAAGGAAACGGTTAGGGTTTCAGGGTGATGCAAAATATGTACTAAAAAAGAATATT GGGACAGAAGCTACTGAAGGATTGTTCCTGAAAATGCATTCAACTAGCAGAGATTACTTCGAAGCTCATGCTttcaagaaaatgaagagattaAGATTGCTACAATTGGATCATGTACAACTTGCTGGAGATTATGGGTACCTTTCAAAACAACTCAGATGGATCTGTTGGAAAGGGTTTCCTTCTAAATACATTCCAAACAATTTTCATATGGAAAATTTAATTGCAATGGATTTAAAGTATAGTAATCTTCTACTTGTTTGGAAACAATCCCAG GTTTTAGAGCAGTTAAAATTCCTTAATCTTAGTCACTCCAAGTACTTGAGAGAAACACCCGACTTTTCAGGGCTACCGAGTCTTGAACGACTCATTCTAAAAGATTGCCCATGTTTGTGCAAAGTACACCCATCCATTGGAGATCTCTGCAATCTACAACTCATAAATTTGAAGGATTGTGCAAGTCTAAGCAATATCCCTAGAGAGGTATACAAGTTGAAATCTTTAAAATCTTTCATCCTCTCTGGTTGTTTCAAGATTGAGATATTGGAAGAAGATATAGTGCAGATGAAATCATTGATAACTCTAGTTACGGAAAATACAGCTGTGAGACGAGTGCCCTGTTCAGTTGTAAGCTCAAAAAGCATTGGATATATATCCCTACGTGGATTTGAAGGATTGTCACAAAATCTTTTTCCTTCAATCATTCGATCTTGGATGCGACCAATGGTGAATCCCCAATCTTATTTTAGTCCGTTTTGCATGGATATGGATAATAATAATTGGCGTGACCTTGCACCATTGCATAGCGGCCTTGCAAATATTCGAAGTTTGTTGGTTCAGTGTGACACAACATTTCAACTATCTGAGCAAGTGAAAACAATTCTTGTCGAATACAGTTTAAATTTTACAGAGCAAAGAATTTCAAACCATTACTTGAGGTTTTCTTTGATTGGTGTTGGAAGTTACAGTGAATTCCTCAACACTCTCAGCGATAGCATTTCTAAG GGATTGGCAAGCAGTGAGTCTTGTGATGTTTGTCTTCCAGGTGACAACCATCCTTACTGGCTCGCCCATATCGGTGAGGGACGTTCTGTTTCTTTCACTGTGCCTCAAGAGCGTGACTTGAAGAGAATGGCtttgtgtgttgtttatttatcagCCCCTGAATTCATGGCAAATGAATGTTTTCAAAGCGTCTTGGTTGTTAATTACACAAAGTGCACATTGCAGATACACAATCATGGCACAGTAATTTCCTTTAACGATAGAGATTGGGAGggtataatatcaaatttaggATCAGGAGATAAGGTGGAGTTTTTTGTGACTTTTGGTCATGGATTGGTGGTCAAGAACACAGCTATCTATCTCAATATATGGTGA
- the LOC114167215 gene encoding TMV resistance protein N-like isoform X1, with protein MEFGSSSSSASSSSSFLKSEPVFIYDVFINFGGEDIGRRFVSHLHSSLLQAQVKTFISQENLQEGMKLEEHMGEIAASKIAIIVFSKTYAESTCCLFELEKVIECHQTFGQIVLPIFYEIDPLDVYLQKGDFGKALEEAAHKSYSGEQLEHVLFRWSCALTKAAGISGWDLRNFRHDAELVEVTVNRVQKLLDYQGLFITQFPIGLESHVEEVIGCIENHSTKVCMIGIWGMVGSGKTTIAKAIYNRIYRPFIGKSFIENIGEVWDQVYRTHVDLQENFLYDVLKSKLKLESVGMGRTMIKNELSRRKLLIVLDDVNEFGQLENLCGNPEWFSQGTVIIITTRDVRLLKRIEVNYVYKMDGMNENDSLELFCCHAFGEARTRNLNEIARNRVSYCGGLPLALEVLGSFSCKKTMREWESVLSKVKLIPLEVEKKLKLSFDGLNKEEMDIFLDVCCFFIGKERGYVTEILNGCELHADIGITVLIECGLIKFGRNNKLEMHPLFRDMGREYICQRFLKEPWKRKRLGFQGDAKYVLKKNIGTEATEGLFLKMHSTSRDYFEAHAFKKMKRLRLLQLDHVQLAGDYGYLSKQLRWICWKGFPSKYIPNNFHMENLIAMDLKYSNLLLVWKQSQVLEQLKFLNLSHSKYLRETPDFSGLPSLERLILKDCPCLCKVHPSIGDLCNLQLINLKDCASLSNIPREVYKLKSLKSFILSGCFKIEILEEDIVQMKSLITLVTENTAVRRVPCSVVSSKSIGYISLRGFEGLSQNLFPSIIRSWMRPMVNPQSYFSPFCMDMDNNNWRDLAPLHSGLANIRSLLVQCDTTFQLSEQVKTILVEYSLNFTEQRISNHYLRFSLIGVGSYSEFLNTLSDSISKGLASSESCDVCLPGDNHPYWLAHIGEGRSVSFTVPQERDLKRMALCVVYLSAPEFMANECFQSVLVVNYTKCTLQIHNHGTVISFNDRDWEGIISNLGSGDKVEFFVTFGHGLVVKNTAIYLNIW; from the exons ATGGAGTTCggttcttcttcatcatcagcatcttcatcttcatccttCTTAAAATCAGAACCGGTGTTCATATATGATGTGTTCATCAACTTTGGGGGAGAAGACATCGGTAGAAGGTTCGTTTCTCATCTCCATTCTTCCCTTTTACAAGCTCAAGTCAAAACTTTCATTAGCCAGGAGAATCTGCAAGAAGGAATGAAGTTGGAAGAACACATGGGAGAAATAGCAGCCTCTAAGATCGCAATAATCGTTTTCTCCAAAACATACGCTGAATCTACATGTTGTCTTTTTGAGCttgaaaaagtaattgaatGCCACCAAACCTTTGGGCAAATTGTTCTGCCCATATTTTACGAGATTGACCCATTGGATGTATATCTTCAGAAGGGTGATTTTGGAAAAGCGTTGGAAGAAGCTGCACACAAAAGCTACTCAGGAGAACAACTGGAACATGTGTTGTTCAGGTGGAGTTGTGCACTCACCAAAGCTGCAGGTATCAGTGGTTGGGATCTCAGAAATTTCAG GCATGATGCTGAACTTGTGGAGGTAACTGTTAACCGCGTTCAGAAATTGCTGGATTATCAAGGCTTGTTTATTACCCAATTTCCTATTGGATTAGAGTCGCACGTGGAAGAGGTGATCGGATGTATTGAAAATCATTCCACCAAAGTATGTATGATAGGGATATGGGGAATGGTAGGATCGGGTAAAACAACCATAGCCAAAGCCATCTATAATCGAATTTATCGTCCATTCATTGGTAagagttttattgaaaatattggaGAAGTTTGGGATCAAGTATACAGAACACATGTtgatttgcaagaaaattttctttatgaTGTTCTAAAATCCAAGCTCAAGTTGGAAAGCGTTGGGATGGGAAGAACTATGATCAAGAATGAACTTTCTCGAAGAAAGTTGCTCATTGTGCTTGATGATGTGAATGAGTTCGGCCAATTAGAAAACCTATGCGGGAATCCTGAATGGTTCAGTCAAGGAACTGTGATAATCATTACAACTAGGGATGTTCGATTGCTGAAGCGAATCGaagttaattatgtttataaaatggATGGTATGAACGAAAATGATTCCCTTGAGCTTTTCTGTTGTCATGCCTTTGGAGAAGCAAGAACAAGAAACTTGAACGAAATTGCAAGAAACAGAGTTTCTTATTGTGGAGGACTACCGCTGGCACTTGAGGTCTTAGGTTCCTTTTCATGTAAAAAGACAATGAGAGAGTGGGAAAGTGTACTgtcaaaagtaaaattaattccCTTGGAAgttgaaaagaaattgaaattaagtttTGACGGTTTAAACAAGGAGGAAATGGATATATTTCTTGAtgtatgttgtttttttattggtAAAGAAAGAGGCTATGTCACAGAGATACTAAATGGCTGTGAACTACATGCTGATATTGGAATAACAGTTCTCATAGAATGTGGCCTCATAAAATTTGGAAGGAACAACAAACTTGAAATGCATCCTTTGTTTCGAGACATGGGAAGAGAATATATATGTCAGAGATTTTTAAAGGAACCATGGAAAAGGAAACGGTTAGGGTTTCAGGGTGATGCAAAATATGTACTAAAAAAGAATATT GGGACAGAAGCTACTGAAGGATTGTTCCTGAAAATGCATTCAACTAGCAGAGATTACTTCGAAGCTCATGCTttcaagaaaatgaagagattaAGATTGCTACAATTGGATCATGTACAACTTGCTGGAGATTATGGGTACCTTTCAAAACAACTCAGATGGATCTGTTGGAAAGGGTTTCCTTCTAAATACATTCCAAACAATTTTCATATGGAAAATTTAATTGCAATGGATTTAAAGTATAGTAATCTTCTACTTGTTTGGAAACAATCCCAG GTTTTAGAGCAGTTAAAATTCCTTAATCTTAGTCACTCCAAGTACTTGAGAGAAACACCCGACTTTTCAGGGCTACCGAGTCTTGAACGACTCATTCTAAAAGATTGCCCATGTTTGTGCAAAGTACACCCATCCATTGGAGATCTCTGCAATCTACAACTCATAAATTTGAAGGATTGTGCAAGTCTAAGCAATATCCCTAGAGAGGTATACAAGTTGAAATCTTTAAAATCTTTCATCCTCTCTGGTTGTTTCAAGATTGAGATATTGGAAGAAGATATAGTGCAGATGAAATCATTGATAACTCTAGTTACGGAAAATACAGCTGTGAGACGAGTGCCCTGTTCAGTTGTAAGCTCAAAAAGCATTGGATATATATCCCTACGTGGATTTGAAGGATTGTCACAAAATCTTTTTCCTTCAATCATTCGATCTTGGATGCGACCAATGGTGAATCCCCAATCTTATTTTAGTCCGTTTTGCATGGATATGGATAATAATAATTGGCGTGACCTTGCACCATTGCATAGCGGCCTTGCAAATATTCGAAGTTTGTTGGTTCAGTGTGACACAACATTTCAACTATCTGAGCAAGTGAAAACAATTCTTGTCGAATACAGTTTAAATTTTACAGAGCAAAGAATTTCAAACCATTACTTGAGGTTTTCTTTGATTGGTGTTGGAAGTTACAGTGAATTCCTCAACACTCTCAGCGATAGCATTTCTAAG GGATTGGCAAGCAGTGAGTCTTGTGATGTTTGTCTTCCAGGTGACAACCATCCTTACTGGCTCGCCCATATCGGTGAGGGACGTTCTGTTTCTTTCACTGTGCCTCAAGAGCGTGACTTGAAGAGAATGGCtttgtgtgttgtttatttatcagCCCCTGAATTCATGGCAAATGAATGTTTTCAAAGCGTCTTGGTTGTTAATTACACAAAGTGCACATTGCAGATACACAATCATGGCACAGTAATTTCCTTTAACGATAGAGATTGGGAGggtataatatcaaatttaggATCAGGAGATAAGGTGGAGTTTTTTGTGACTTTTGGTCATGGATTGGTGGTCAAGAACACAGCTATCTATCTCAATATATGGTGA